Proteins co-encoded in one Flavivirga eckloniae genomic window:
- the nadA gene encoding quinolinate synthase NadA, with translation MDLVEEIKRLKKEKNAVILAHYYQIAEIQDIADYVGDSLGLSQKAAETDADVIVFAGVHFMAETAKILNPTKTVVLPDLNAGCSLADSCPPDSFEAFTKQHPDHVVITYVNCSAEIKALSDIVCTSSNALKIVESVPKDTPIIFAPDKNLGKYVIKETGRDMLLWDGSCIVHEAFSMDKLIELHKKYPDYKIIAHPESEEHILNTATYVGSTSGMINYVKEHQEEKFIVATEAGILHKMQQEMPNTELVPAPAVEDNTCACSECHFMKMNTMQKLYDCLLNESPQIEVPEPIRKKALLPIERMLELSK, from the coding sequence ATGGATTTAGTAGAAGAAATAAAACGCCTTAAAAAAGAAAAGAATGCTGTAATTCTAGCACATTATTATCAAATTGCAGAAATACAGGATATAGCGGATTATGTTGGAGATAGTTTGGGTTTATCACAAAAAGCAGCCGAAACAGATGCTGATGTTATTGTATTCGCAGGGGTTCATTTTATGGCAGAAACAGCCAAGATATTAAATCCAACAAAAACAGTTGTATTACCCGATTTAAATGCAGGATGCTCGTTGGCAGACTCTTGTCCGCCAGATAGTTTTGAAGCATTTACAAAACAACATCCAGATCATGTTGTTATTACCTATGTAAACTGTTCGGCAGAAATTAAGGCTTTAAGCGATATTGTATGTACCTCTTCCAATGCGTTGAAGATTGTAGAGTCCGTACCAAAAGATACACCCATAATTTTTGCACCAGATAAAAATCTCGGTAAGTACGTTATAAAAGAAACCGGAAGAGATATGTTACTTTGGGACGGTAGTTGCATAGTACATGAGGCTTTTTCGATGGATAAATTAATTGAACTACATAAAAAATATCCAGACTATAAAATTATAGCGCATCCAGAATCCGAAGAACATATTTTAAATACGGCAACTTATGTGGGCTCTACTTCGGGGATGATAAATTATGTAAAAGAACATCAGGAAGAAAAATTTATAGTAGCTACAGAAGCAGGTATTTTGCACAAAATGCAACAAGAAATGCCAAATACAGAACTTGTTCCTGCCCCAGCTGTAGAAGATAATACTTGTGCATGCAGCGAGTGTCATTTCATGAAAATGAATACCATGCAAAAACTTTATGATTGCTTGTTAAATGAATCACCACAAATAGAAGTGCCCGAGCCTATTAGAAAAAAGGCATTATTACCTATAGAGCGCATGTTGGAATTATCTAAATAA
- a CDS encoding ammonium transporter, translating to MELLTTNNVWMMICTALVFFMHTGFAFLEIGLTRQKNTINILFKNIFIITVGLLLYYIAGFNLMYPGFEEGAAGVFDFAGFGITPPENGMTPEYADGGYTWWTDFLFQGMFAATAATIVSGAVAERMKIGPFMIFTIIYVGVVYPIAGSWKWGSGFLDQLGFYDFAGSTLVHSVGGWAALVAVWLLGSRIGKFKDGKPQAIPGHNIPLATAGVLVLWLGWFGFNGGSVLSADPELTSLTLVTTCLAAAAGGVVAALVSFLRFKNLDLTMFLNGILGGLVGITAGADVMTPESAIIIGAIAGALIVFAVSFIDGIKLDDPVGAIAVHLICGIWGTLAVGIFSTNPEHTFLIQLLGVACYAGFCLVTSFLILFTLKKTVGIRVSEREELEGLDGHEHGMSAYADFRMNEH from the coding sequence ATGGAATTACTTACTACAAATAATGTATGGATGATGATCTGTACAGCACTCGTTTTCTTCATGCATACAGGTTTTGCATTTTTAGAAATTGGGTTAACAAGACAAAAGAACACAATTAACATTTTATTTAAGAATATTTTTATAATCACTGTTGGATTACTATTGTATTATATCGCAGGGTTTAATTTAATGTATCCAGGATTTGAAGAAGGTGCTGCTGGAGTTTTTGATTTCGCAGGATTTGGTATAACACCACCTGAGAATGGAATGACACCAGAATATGCTGATGGAGGATATACATGGTGGACAGATTTCTTATTTCAAGGGATGTTTGCTGCAACTGCTGCAACTATCGTTTCCGGAGCTGTTGCTGAGCGTATGAAAATAGGACCATTTATGATCTTTACTATTATTTATGTTGGGGTTGTTTACCCAATTGCAGGATCATGGAAATGGGGATCAGGATTCTTAGATCAATTAGGATTTTACGATTTTGCTGGTTCTACATTAGTACACTCTGTTGGTGGATGGGCTGCTTTAGTAGCAGTTTGGTTACTAGGTTCTAGAATTGGTAAGTTTAAAGACGGTAAGCCACAAGCAATTCCTGGACACAACATTCCTTTAGCTACTGCTGGTGTTTTGGTACTTTGGTTAGGATGGTTTGGATTTAATGGTGGTTCTGTGCTTTCTGCAGACCCTGAATTAACTTCATTAACTTTGGTAACTACATGTTTAGCTGCTGCGGCAGGTGGTGTGGTTGCTGCTTTAGTATCTTTCTTAAGGTTTAAGAATTTAGATTTAACGATGTTCTTAAATGGTATCTTAGGAGGTTTAGTTGGTATTACTGCCGGAGCAGATGTAATGACTCCAGAGAGTGCGATTATTATTGGTGCTATCGCCGGTGCTCTTATTGTATTTGCTGTTAGCTTTATAGACGGTATTAAATTAGATGATCCTGTAGGAGCTATTGCAGTACACTTAATTTGTGGTATTTGGGGAACACTTGCTGTTGGTATTTTTTCAACTAACCCAGAGCATACTTTCTTAATCCAATTATTAGGAGTGGCATGTTATGCAGGATTCTGTTTGGTAACATCGTTCCTTATTTTATTTACACTTAAGAAAACGGTTGGAATTAGAGTCTCTGAAAGAGAAGAATTGGAAGGGCTAGATGGACACGAACATGGTATGAGTGCTTATGCTGATTTTAGAATGAATGAGCATTAA
- a CDS encoding SusD/RagB family nutrient-binding outer membrane lipoprotein, whose protein sequence is MKKINILICILFSVSFSSCEITELQLQENPNELTPNVADANFILNEIQITFAEAINFFGVNTDDVMRYEGMAQTYTSIAFNRIGNEWTRTYLIRENLKIIEGIAENNDNFIFHRGIARMLHAYSMTTLVDYLGDIPYSEANDANILNPSIDDDVTIYAAMLTQIDAAILDFNTATIAPQTDLFYDGDASKWIKLANSLKLKMYINTDDTAGINTLIADDNLISSIADDFQFRYSTATSPEDSRHPYFRRAYRGRGFRQYMGNYFMSLLKDSKNIQDPRLRYYIYRQTNTDPVLDCTGDSSFDFCYIGDSYWGRDHGDDSGFPSDRFLKAVYGLYPGGGTFDEDNAVTTADSPHIDGAGITPILLSSFINFLKAEAVLRLNANGEAVLLLEAGIRESMNKVLNFDSTAASSSFAATQDNVDAYVDEVLVEYASASNDEDRLDIVMREYYLAAFGNSVEAYNGYRRTGLPSNLQTPVFNQSIPFPRTFSLPEFAVERNSSLTQQLTTTQVFWDTFPAGFLK, encoded by the coding sequence ATGAAAAAAATAAATATACTTATTTGCATTTTGTTTAGTGTAAGCTTCTCGTCTTGCGAAATAACAGAATTACAATTACAAGAAAACCCTAATGAGCTGACACCCAACGTAGCAGATGCGAATTTCATTTTGAATGAAATACAAATAACGTTCGCTGAGGCGATAAACTTTTTTGGTGTAAATACAGATGACGTTATGCGTTACGAAGGAATGGCACAAACCTATACTAGTATCGCTTTTAATAGAATAGGAAATGAATGGACTCGAACATATTTAATAAGAGAAAACCTAAAGATTATTGAAGGTATAGCAGAAAATAATGATAATTTTATCTTTCACAGAGGAATTGCTAGAATGTTGCATGCTTATAGTATGACTACATTAGTAGATTACTTAGGAGATATTCCCTATTCTGAAGCCAATGATGCTAACATATTGAATCCGTCAATAGATGATGATGTTACTATTTATGCTGCAATGTTGACCCAAATAGATGCCGCAATCTTAGATTTTAATACTGCTACAATAGCACCACAAACAGACTTATTTTATGATGGTGACGCTAGTAAATGGATAAAATTAGCGAATAGCCTGAAGTTAAAGATGTATATAAATACTGATGATACTGCAGGAATAAATACCTTAATAGCCGATGATAATTTGATTAGCAGTATAGCGGATGATTTTCAATTTCGGTATTCTACAGCAACAAGTCCTGAAGATAGTAGACATCCGTATTTTAGACGCGCGTACAGAGGTCGTGGATTTAGGCAATATATGGGAAACTATTTTATGTCATTATTAAAAGATTCCAAGAATATTCAAGATCCACGATTACGTTATTATATATACAGACAAACTAATACAGATCCCGTTTTAGACTGTACAGGTGATTCCTCTTTTGATTTTTGCTATATAGGGGATTCTTATTGGGGCAGAGACCATGGAGATGATAGTGGTTTTCCAAGTGATCGTTTTCTTAAAGCCGTCTATGGTTTATACCCTGGGGGCGGTACTTTTGATGAAGACAATGCCGTGACGACTGCTGATAGCCCTCATATAGATGGCGCTGGAATAACCCCTATACTTCTTTCTTCTTTTATAAATTTCTTAAAAGCAGAAGCAGTTTTAAGGCTTAATGCTAATGGAGAAGCAGTACTTCTTTTAGAAGCAGGAATACGGGAATCTATGAACAAAGTATTAAATTTTGATTCAACAGCCGCATCTTCCAGTTTCGCAGCTACACAAGATAATGTTGATGCATATGTAGACGAAGTTTTAGTAGAATACGCTTCGGCTTCCAATGACGAAGATCGCTTAGATATTGTAATGAGAGAATATTATTTAGCTGCGTTCGGTAATTCTGTGGAAGCCTATAACGGGTATAGAAGAACTGGTCTTCCATCGAATTTACAAACACCTGTTTTTAACCAATCGATACCATTTCCAAGGACCTTTTCTTTACCAGAATTTGCCGTGGAAAGAAATTCTTCTTTGACACAACAATTAACAACAACTCAAGTGTTTTGGGACACCTTCCCTGCAGGTTTCCTAAAATAA
- a CDS encoding P-II family nitrogen regulator, whose protein sequence is MKKIEAIIRKSKYRVVKEALHDVGVNFFSYWDVTGLGNEKEGHVYRGVSYSTSDIQRRHISIVVNDDFEEVTIKAILSSAATGEVGDGKIFVSDINECYRIRTGEKGGDTLK, encoded by the coding sequence ATGAAGAAAATTGAAGCAATTATTAGAAAATCAAAATATCGTGTTGTTAAAGAGGCATTGCACGATGTTGGAGTAAACTTTTTCTCTTACTGGGATGTTACTGGTTTAGGAAATGAAAAGGAAGGACATGTGTACAGGGGTGTATCATATAGTACAAGTGATATTCAACGTAGACATATATCTATTGTTGTAAATGATGATTTTGAAGAAGTAACTATTAAGGCTATTCTTAGCTCTGCTGCTACAGGAGAAGTTGGAGATGGAAAGATATTCGTTTCCGATATTAATGAATGTTACAGAATTAGAACAGGGGAAAAAGGTGGAGACACTTTAAAATAA
- a CDS encoding phosphoenolpyruvate carboxylase, whose protein sequence is MSVEPKLKRFNQSVLSKYQIYNSIFMTLPFDSVTKTGVLLPLFHETCKKGFKNGDDPTAIVETFFEKYQARRNKESQINLLFRFIQYIERQVVLFDAIEDAAYPIVNNMDGVGTLRNLKGSATSEGKMDALKAFLEEFKVRIVLTAHPTQFYPGSVLGIITNLTEAIKENNLSQINNLFGQLGKTPFFKREKPTPYNEAKSLIWYLENVFYKTFGEIYNYIQTNIYADGKKHNDIINLGFWPGGDRDGNPFVKPETTLKVANKLKRSVLKKYYEDLKDLRRKLTFRGVEERVIKLETILYKYSINLNYKKAITHKELIVELLSIRNEVVKEHQSLYVDELNQIINRVHLFGYWFATLDVRQDSRIHHSVFTAVIDHLIETGDDSIPSNYHDLSEPEQIKLLSEISDKSIDISVFKDEMVYNTLKTIEVIKDIQETNGERGANRYIISNNQTALNVIQLFTMLKLVAFKDDLTVDVVPLFETIDDLENAPGVMEQLYSNPAYMAHLKKRGNKQTIMLGFSDGTKDGGYLMANWGIYKAKELLTKMSRKYDITAIFFDGRGGPPARGGGKTHNFYSSLGPTIEDKEVQLTIQGQTVSSNFGTLDSSQYNLEQLISSGIKNRIDHDKNRMSEEDRVVMNDLAETSYQTYKDFKSHPMFIPYLERMSTLKYYAKANIGSRPSKRSNSDKLVFSDLRAIPFVGSWSQLKQNVPGFFGVGTALKVYEDNGEFDKVEQLYKNSKFFKTLLENSMMSLSKSFFDLTKYMSRDPEFGEFWNIIYAEYQTTKRLLLKLTGYEQLMENEPSGKASIDVRESIVLPLLTIQQYALKKVQELEKAEVKDEEQLKIFEKIVTRSLFGNINASRNSA, encoded by the coding sequence ATGTCTGTAGAGCCAAAATTAAAGCGATTTAATCAATCGGTTTTGTCAAAATATCAAATATACAACAGTATATTCATGACATTACCTTTTGATTCTGTAACTAAAACCGGAGTATTACTTCCTTTATTTCACGAAACCTGTAAAAAAGGTTTTAAAAATGGTGATGATCCCACTGCCATTGTTGAAACATTTTTTGAAAAATACCAGGCACGTAGAAACAAGGAAAGCCAAATAAACTTATTATTTAGATTTATACAATACATCGAAAGGCAAGTTGTTTTATTTGACGCTATCGAAGATGCTGCTTACCCTATTGTAAACAACATGGATGGTGTTGGTACATTAAGAAACTTAAAAGGATCTGCAACTTCTGAAGGGAAAATGGATGCATTAAAAGCCTTTCTTGAAGAGTTTAAGGTCCGTATTGTTTTAACTGCTCACCCTACACAATTTTACCCTGGATCTGTTTTAGGGATTATTACAAATTTAACCGAAGCCATTAAGGAAAATAACCTTTCTCAAATAAATAATTTATTTGGGCAATTGGGTAAAACGCCTTTCTTTAAGCGCGAAAAACCTACGCCTTACAATGAAGCAAAAAGCTTGATTTGGTATTTAGAGAACGTTTTTTACAAAACATTTGGCGAAATATACAACTATATCCAAACCAATATTTATGCCGATGGAAAAAAGCATAACGATATTATAAATCTTGGATTCTGGCCTGGTGGTGATAGAGATGGTAATCCTTTTGTAAAACCAGAAACCACTTTAAAGGTTGCCAATAAACTTAAACGATCTGTCCTTAAAAAATATTACGAAGACCTTAAGGATTTAAGACGCAAACTTACATTTAGAGGTGTTGAAGAACGTGTAATAAAACTTGAAACCATACTTTATAAGTACAGCATCAATCTAAATTATAAAAAAGCCATTACGCATAAAGAGCTTATTGTTGAATTATTGAGTATAAGAAACGAGGTTGTTAAAGAACATCAATCGCTTTATGTTGATGAATTAAATCAAATTATAAACAGAGTACACCTTTTTGGATACTGGTTTGCAACTTTGGATGTTAGACAAGATAGTAGAATTCACCATTCTGTTTTTACAGCGGTAATAGATCATTTAATTGAAACGGGGGATGATTCTATTCCAAGCAACTACCATGATTTATCCGAACCCGAGCAAATTAAATTATTATCTGAAATATCGGATAAGTCAATAGACATTAGTGTTTTTAAAGATGAAATGGTATATAATACTTTAAAAACTATCGAGGTTATTAAAGATATTCAAGAAACCAATGGCGAGCGTGGAGCAAACAGATATATTATAAGCAATAACCAAACAGCCTTAAATGTTATTCAGCTTTTCACGATGCTTAAACTGGTTGCATTTAAAGATGATTTAACGGTAGACGTTGTGCCTCTGTTTGAGACCATAGACGATCTTGAAAATGCGCCTGGTGTTATGGAGCAATTATATAGCAACCCGGCTTATATGGCTCATCTTAAAAAGAGAGGCAACAAGCAAACGATTATGTTAGGATTCTCTGATGGTACAAAAGATGGTGGTTACTTAATGGCAAACTGGGGTATTTATAAAGCTAAAGAGTTGCTTACCAAAATGTCTAGAAAATACGACATAACCGCTATATTCTTTGATGGACGTGGTGGACCACCAGCAAGAGGTGGAGGTAAAACACATAACTTCTACTCATCATTAGGTCCAACTATTGAAGACAAGGAAGTACAGCTTACTATTCAAGGACAAACCGTAAGTTCTAATTTCGGAACTTTAGACTCGTCGCAATACAACTTGGAGCAATTAATAAGTTCTGGTATTAAAAACCGAATAGACCACGATAAGAACAGAATGTCTGAAGAAGACAGAGTTGTTATGAACGATCTTGCGGAAACAAGCTACCAAACTTATAAAGATTTTAAAAGCCACCCGATGTTCATCCCTTACTTGGAGCGCATGAGTACTTTAAAATATTACGCTAAGGCTAATATTGGTAGTAGACCTTCTAAACGATCTAACTCCGATAAGTTGGTGTTTTCAGATTTAAGAGCAATACCATTTGTAGGATCATGGAGTCAATTAAAACAAAATGTTCCTGGTTTCTTTGGTGTTGGTACAGCCTTAAAAGTTTACGAAGACAATGGCGAGTTCGATAAAGTAGAACAGCTTTACAAGAATTCAAAGTTCTTTAAAACCTTGCTGGAAAACAGTATGATGTCCTTATCAAAATCATTCTTCGATTTAACTAAATATATGTCCAGAGATCCTGAATTTGGTGAGTTTTGGAATATTATTTATGCCGAATACCAAACAACCAAAAGGTTACTGTTAAAACTAACCGGTTATGAGCAATTAATGGAAAACGAACCTTCTGGAAAAGCTTCTATTGATGTTAGGGAATCGATTGTTTTACCATTACTGACTATTCAGCAGTATGCACTTAAAAAAGTTCAGGAACTGGAAAAAGCAGAAGTAAAAGACGAAGAACAACTAAAAATTTTCGAGAAGATTGTAACACGCTCTCTATTTGGTAACATTAATGCTAGTAGAAATTCGGCTTAG
- a CDS encoding cupredoxin domain-containing protein yields the protein MKAPIPNTKTSSIVLLIYLILVSCQFNQSVNKDVTTGAYSRENGIGCDDVVIEINGNTEKRNEFVYGEKVKLTFNNISGLTNVKNKTYPGLSMYIVKNEKDTVLSNPELLNNLDKGIDISPLQLYTYFIATAPKRNNETYKVHVNIWDKKGDGKFSYELPFTLKESELFDIKNNGIECSSVYLQNETLKRPIFDKNISLENSYMLTLDDIKGLKSINGKVFPVFSIDLIDNNGNKILSRPNVLSDFEAISVNPEDSKTKLYTTFSLSNVEINNPYKLIAKVKDKNSSKEIEITAELIIN from the coding sequence ATGAAAGCCCCAATACCCAATACCAAAACATCAAGTATTGTATTATTAATCTATTTAATACTCGTTTCTTGCCAGTTCAACCAATCAGTCAACAAGGATGTAACAACCGGAGCCTATTCCAGAGAAAATGGTATTGGGTGCGATGATGTCGTTATTGAAATTAATGGAAATACCGAAAAACGAAACGAATTTGTTTATGGTGAAAAAGTAAAACTAACCTTTAACAATATTAGCGGATTAACTAATGTAAAAAACAAAACCTATCCCGGTTTGTCCATGTATATTGTAAAAAACGAAAAAGACACGGTACTTTCAAACCCTGAGCTATTAAACAATCTTGACAAAGGAATCGACATTTCCCCACTGCAATTATACACATACTTTATAGCTACTGCTCCCAAAAGAAACAACGAGACTTATAAAGTTCATGTTAACATATGGGATAAAAAAGGAGATGGTAAATTCTCGTATGAATTACCATTTACTTTAAAAGAAAGTGAATTATTCGATATAAAAAACAACGGTATTGAATGTTCTAGTGTTTACTTGCAGAATGAAACTCTAAAACGACCCATTTTTGATAAAAACATAAGTCTCGAAAACTCATACATGTTAACACTTGACGATATAAAAGGCTTAAAAAGTATTAATGGAAAGGTTTTTCCGGTTTTTTCGATCGATCTTATTGATAATAATGGAAATAAAATCCTATCAAGACCAAATGTCCTAAGCGATTTTGAAGCAATAAGCGTAAACCCGGAAGACTCAAAAACTAAACTATATACAACATTTAGCCTTTCTAATGTCGAAATAAACAATCCCTACAAATTAATTGCTAAAGTAAAAGACAAGAATTCTTCAAAGGAAATTGAGATAACAGCAGAGTTAATCATAAACTAA
- the nadB gene encoding L-aspartate oxidase, translating to MVNTDYLVIGSGIAGLTFSVKIAEKFPDRKVIVVTKANEDESNTKYAQGGVAVVLDKEKDSFKKHIKDTLIAGDGLCKEDVVKLVIKEGPKRLKELLLWGANFDVNDSGKFDLGKEGGHSEYRVVHHKDITGYEIERALLARVHQLPNITILSHHFAIDLVTNHHLKNYESETLSCFGAYIFNQNTGEIFTIKANNTLLATGGIGCVYGHTTNPVIATGDGIAMAYRAKARIKDMEFVQFHPTALYEEQGESAFLISEAVRGFGAHLRNKKGHRFMPDYDERAELASRDIVSQSIDSELKKSGEPHVYLDCTHLDIEAFKNHFPNIYNKCLERHINIETDWIPVVPASHYLCGGIKVNKKGKTTINNLFACGECTRTGLHGANRLASNSLLEALVYAHNVYKYHSKRESEPTDVIIPDWNDEGTTIPEEHILIQHNLKQLQALMRNYVGIVRSNKRLKRAIKHLDLIYHEVEELYKESKITTSLCELRNMINVSHLIIRQSLDRKENKGGYYNVDNVKK from the coding sequence ATGGTTAATACAGATTATTTAGTTATTGGCTCTGGAATAGCAGGTTTAACCTTTTCGGTTAAAATTGCAGAAAAATTCCCAGACAGAAAGGTTATTGTAGTTACTAAGGCTAACGAAGACGAATCCAATACTAAATATGCTCAGGGTGGTGTTGCCGTGGTTTTAGATAAGGAAAAAGATTCCTTTAAAAAACATATTAAAGACACTTTAATAGCTGGTGATGGTTTGTGCAAGGAAGATGTGGTTAAGCTAGTTATAAAAGAAGGTCCCAAACGACTTAAGGAACTCTTGCTTTGGGGAGCAAACTTTGATGTAAACGATAGCGGCAAATTCGATTTAGGAAAAGAAGGTGGCCATTCGGAATATCGTGTGGTTCATCATAAAGATATTACCGGGTACGAGATAGAACGTGCACTGTTAGCGCGGGTACATCAATTACCAAATATTACTATTCTATCCCATCATTTTGCGATAGATTTAGTAACCAATCACCATTTAAAGAATTACGAATCTGAAACGCTATCATGTTTCGGGGCTTATATATTCAATCAGAATACAGGCGAAATTTTTACCATAAAAGCGAATAATACATTACTTGCCACTGGTGGTATTGGATGTGTTTACGGACATACAACAAATCCGGTAATAGCAACTGGTGATGGGATTGCCATGGCCTATAGAGCCAAAGCGCGAATTAAAGATATGGAGTTTGTACAGTTTCATCCAACGGCTTTATATGAAGAACAAGGCGAATCTGCGTTCTTGATTTCAGAAGCAGTTAGAGGTTTTGGAGCACATCTTCGAAATAAAAAGGGGCATCGTTTTATGCCCGATTATGATGAACGTGCAGAATTGGCTTCCAGAGATATCGTGTCGCAAAGTATTGACAGTGAATTAAAAAAATCTGGAGAGCCTCACGTTTATTTAGATTGTACGCATTTAGATATTGAAGCGTTTAAAAACCACTTTCCAAATATTTATAATAAGTGTTTAGAACGCCATATAAACATTGAAACAGATTGGATTCCTGTAGTTCCGGCTTCTCATTATTTATGCGGAGGCATTAAGGTGAATAAAAAAGGAAAAACAACCATTAATAATTTATTTGCCTGTGGCGAATGCACAAGAACAGGTTTGCATGGTGCTAACAGATTGGCTTCAAATTCATTATTAGAAGCTTTGGTTTATGCGCATAATGTTTATAAATATCATAGTAAGCGCGAAAGCGAGCCGACAGATGTTATAATTCCTGATTGGAATGATGAAGGCACAACGATACCCGAAGAACATATCTTAATCCAACATAACCTGAAGCAATTGCAAGCCTTAATGCGAAATTATGTGGGGATTGTTAGAAGTAACAAACGGTTAAAAAGAGCCATTAAGCATTTAGATTTAATTTATCATGAAGTTGAAGAGCTATATAAAGAATCTAAAATAACCACATCTCTTTGTGAATTAAGAAATATGATTAATGTATCCCACTTAATTATTAGACAATCTTTAGATAGAAAAGAGAACAAAGGTGGGTACTATAATGTTGATAATGTAAAAAAATAA
- a CDS encoding outer membrane beta-barrel protein: protein MKKLITLSMLLMATVLFAQEEEAKKKVSISGTVDTYYKTNITSTDAANPLFNDGDGGSQTFGTSFANETGFALGMANIIASYEGEKTGVVADVVFGPRGNDAITGNNINQLYAYWNVSEGTTLTLGRFNTYLGYEVISPSANFNYSTSYLFSSGPFSHVGLKADFSLSDDFSLMLALMNATDIDSNVTGDYALGAQLGYKGQFLNFYYDSGIKLGFEVDYTGGFDLSDNFFLGINGAYADNDGSGFYGAALYPQLATCDSFSIGLRGEYFNWMNDGPVDDTNVFAVTLTGSYTLENLIIKPELRLDSNSEEVYYNSDLETTKSLAAFTLAAIYSF, encoded by the coding sequence ATGAAAAAACTAATTACTCTTTCAATGCTTTTAATGGCAACTGTTTTATTTGCTCAAGAAGAAGAAGCTAAGAAGAAGGTTTCTATAAGCGGAACTGTAGATACTTATTACAAAACAAACATAACTTCTACCGACGCTGCTAATCCTTTATTTAATGATGGCGATGGTGGCTCACAAACATTTGGTACTTCTTTTGCGAATGAAACTGGTTTTGCATTAGGAATGGCAAACATTATTGCTAGCTACGAAGGTGAAAAAACTGGAGTAGTTGCAGATGTGGTTTTTGGACCAAGAGGTAATGATGCAATTACTGGAAATAATATTAATCAATTATACGCTTACTGGAATGTATCGGAAGGAACTACTTTAACTTTAGGTCGATTCAACACGTATTTAGGGTACGAAGTTATATCTCCGTCTGCAAACTTTAACTACAGTACATCTTATTTGTTCTCTAGTGGGCCATTCTCTCATGTAGGGTTAAAAGCAGATTTTTCTTTATCTGATGACTTTAGTTTAATGTTGGCTCTTATGAATGCTACTGACATAGATAGTAACGTAACAGGTGATTATGCACTGGGAGCTCAGTTAGGATATAAAGGTCAGTTTTTAAATTTCTACTATGATTCTGGGATTAAGTTAGGTTTTGAAGTAGATTATACTGGTGGATTTGATTTATCCGATAATTTCTTCTTAGGTATTAATGGTGCGTATGCCGATAATGACGGATCTGGATTTTATGGGGCTGCTTTATACCCACAACTTGCAACTTGTGATTCTTTCTCTATAGGGTTAAGAGGTGAGTACTTTAACTGGATGAATGATGGTCCTGTAGATGACACTAATGTGTTTGCAGTGACTTTAACAGGAAGCTACACTTTAGAAAACTTGATTATTAAACCAGAATTACGTTTAGATAGCAATTCTGAGGAGGTATATTATAATTCTGATTTAGAAACTACAAAAAGCTTAGCTGCTTTCACATTAGCTGCTATTTATTCTTTCTAA